In Malus sylvestris chromosome 15, drMalSylv7.2, whole genome shotgun sequence, a single genomic region encodes these proteins:
- the LOC126603805 gene encoding ras-related protein Rab11D — MASYGDASQKIDYVFKVVLIGDSAVGKSQILARFARNEFSLDSKATIGVEFQTRTLLIEHKSVKAQIWDTAGQERYRAVTSAYYRGAVGAMLVYDITKRQTFDHIPRWLEELRSHADKNIVIILIGNKSDLENQRAVPTEDAKEFAQKEGLFFLETSALEATNVENAFSTVLTEIFNIVNKKSLAANENQANGNPPSLTGKKILVPGPAQVIPAKSKVCCTS, encoded by the exons ATGGCGAGTTATGGGGACGCGAGCCAGAAGATAGACTATGTGTTCAAGGTGGTGCTGATAGGGGACTCTGCGGTGGGCAAGTCTCAGATTCTGGCCAGGTTTGCCCGGAACGAGTTTAGCTTGGACTCCAAGGCCACCATCGGCGTCGAGTTCCAGACTCGGACCCTCCTCATCGAGCACAAGAGTGTCAAGGCCCAGATCTGGGACACTGCCGGACAAGaacg ATATAGAGCGGTTACAAGTGCGTACTACAGGGGTGCTGTTGGGGCAATGCTGGTATATGATATAACCAAACGCCAGACCTTTGACCATATACCACGCTGGCTGGAAGAACTGCGTAGCCATGCCGACAAGAACATAGTCATCATTCTGATAGGCAACAAAAGTGATCTTGAGAACCAGCGTGCAGTCCCCACTGAAGATGCCAAAGAATTTGCCCAAAAGGAAGGCCTTTTCTTCCTGGAGACCTCAGCACTGGAAGCAACAAATGTGGAGAACGCTTTCTCGACTGTGTTGACAGAGATATTCAACATTGTTAACAAGAAAAGCCTTGCTGCCAACGAAAATCAAGCTAATGGAAACCCTCCATCTTTGACTGGTAAGAAGATCCTTGTCCCAGGCCCTGCACAAGTAATCCCAGCTAAGAGCAAGGTGTGCTGTACATCGTGA